In Aspergillus fumigatus Af293 chromosome 2, whole genome shotgun sequence, a genomic segment contains:
- the rad18 gene encoding E3 ubiquitin-protein ligase RAD18: MEQTFDLPDSTDWLETPLSLVSPLESSLRCQVCKDFFDNPVITSCSHTFCSLCIRRCLSTEGKCPACRSSDQELKLRRNWAVQELVEAFQNARPSMLELARKAANSRLDGGYVTGQPAAKKRKVDQEDGPDASGSEGIRTRSQSRRGNSQAEPVVVDAIEDDQDKEYIPEDGLVACPICGRRMKNEAVFQHLDICTGDPAPLKQASFGSLQPMSPASRKSKDVTDKPPERLPTINYSLLKDNVLRKKLKDLGIPNWGPRPLLQRRHTEWMNLWNANCDSKAPKSKRELLHELAVWERTQGGHAAPSSESSNTVMRKDFDAAAWSNNHGDEFKRLIANARKRKDAVIRTTIPQAAPARDGTSTASAPEQSTEMSTPPEVAERLQTQTVPEGTSVATIAENETGTIQTPNITQVVSSPPE; encoded by the exons ATGGAACAGACATTTGATCTTCCTGACTCTACAGACTGGCTGGAAACGCCGTTGTCGCTCGTCTCGCCGCTGGAATCCTCTCTCCGTTGTCAAGTCTGCAAGGACTTTTTCGACAACCCCGTCATCACCTCGTGCAGCCATACGTTCTGTTCGTTATGTATACGACGATGTCTAAGTACTGAAGGCAAATGTCCAGCCTGTCGGAGCTCGGATCAGGAGCTCAAGCTGCGGCGTAATTGGGCGGTTCAGGAGTTAGTGGAAGCCTTCCAAAACGCTCGTCCGAGCATGCTCGAGCTTGCAAGGAAGGCCGCTAACTCGCGTCTGGATGGGGGGTATGTTACGGGTCAACCTGCAGCGAAGAAACGTAAGGTGGATCAGGAGGATGGTCCGGATGCGTCTGGGTCTGAGGGGATACGGACAAGGTCACAAAGCAGAAGAGGGAACAGCCAAGCTGAGCCTGTTGTGGTGGATGCGATCGAAGACGACCAGGACAAGGAATATATCCCGG AGGACGGTCTGGTTGCATGCCCTATTTGCGGCCGGAGAATGAAAAACGAAGCAGTTTTCCAACACTTGGATATTTGCACTGGGGACCCAGCTCCCTTGAAACAAGCATCCTTCGG GTCTCTGCAGCCCATGTCCCCAGCCTCGCGCAAGTCAAAAGATGTCACAGACAAACCACCAGAACGGCTCCCTACCATAAACTATAGTCTGCTGAAGGATAATGTTCttcgcaagaagctcaaagACTTGGGTATACCCAACTGGGGCCCGCGGCCCCTTCTGCAAAGACGTCACACGGAGTGGATGAATCTATGGAATGCGAACTGCGACTCGAAAGCACCCAAGTCCAAACGAGAATTGTTGCACGAATTGGCTGTATGGGAGCGCACCCAGGGCGGACATGCTGCTCCATCATCGGAATCTAGCAACACAGTTATGCGCAAGGACTTTGATGCGGCAGCGTGGTCAAACAACCATGGTGACGAATTCAAGCGACTGATTGCGAATGcacggaaaagaaaagacgCTGTGATTCGCACAACAATACCTCAggcagctccagctcgagATGGAACCTCCACGGCTTCGGCACCTGAGCAGTCGACAGAAATGTCAACACCGCCAGAAGTTGCAGAGAGGTTGCAAACACAGACAGTACCTGAAGGCACTTCGGTTGCAACTATTGCGGAGAATGAAACTGGGACGATACAGACCCCTAATATAACGCAGGTAGTCAGTTCTCCTCCAGAGTAG
- a CDS encoding TRAPP III-specific subunit 85 family protein produces the protein MSMTSPGDASPIKPPPSFSPGVPRITTKTRYPDQRRDSSSSIDPDSLEARRGLSPTPLSATTSELPIRSASPHGRPPRSSTPQLARSSLGSPLEGHVDGTEDIRSLIIRSFSPTVGVYASVDTDDLVREKGFKGGFWELIRPFGESVPGKVIIRDSVGSSRGWEDYGVRFVDLGGRQQFFAGPDTGQNSLAQLEDVLDRQLDAADELLGAPQRPKDLANSLATSPLYKFYLRQLLSTASAAPHETFRHPVASVIAISSRNTAPLETLRQLYADTSNGDRRLPEWVHPEYLRYYVLVHDEDRDDIAESTKLYDQMKRHFGLHCHLLRLRSMQCVVTDDDSAPVPQCEWLSPSEHLASQDEPLVELDTEYRPYLFDSDVMAIRVFVRELVAQSIVPYMENRVAVWNDQVASRRRGISGRFMSMSRKWAGFGSSSRSGINGSGGGNYDFARGFYKPDTPEAILRKMADFAFMLRDWKLSASTYELLRSDYTNDKAWRYHAGAHEMCAVSTLLNPMAMPAKPRLEAIDQMLETACYSYLTRCSDAPNALRCLCLAMELLKSRGGFATESAAKWAMRAMDLGLVGGIGQILFSERISACYASRPPLTGVRWGGRRRKAGMWSILAADLWLRVGKPTLASSCLEEAERLYADVLDSDGVFPMPEMQSFVDNLRHTVKVEYLGARGLGPQEEVSTTEQLEQLEPEETSEKLDKRQNRKSLIGNPLDSGGLTSPMTGDNETSANDDFERA, from the exons ATGTCCATGACATCGCCTGGAGATGCTTCTCCGATCAAACCTCCGCCGTCCTTTTCGCCCGGCGTGCCGCGTATcacaacaaagacaagataTCCAGACCAGCGTCGTGATTCCTCCTCGTCAATAGACCCAGACTCCCTTGAAGCCAGGAGAGGATTATCACCAACGCCTCTCTCCGCTACTACCTCGGAGCTTCCGATCCGTTCTGCGTCGCCGCACGGTCGGCCGCCTAGATCGTCAACTCCACAACTAGCCAGGTCGTCTCTGGGCTCACCGTTGGAGGGGCATGTTGATGGTACGGAAGATATTAGATCACTGATCATACGGTCTTTTTCTCCTACTGTCGGAGTTTATGCGTCCGTGGATACCGATGATCTAGTACGGGAGAAAGGTTTCAAAGGCGGCTTCTGGGAGTTGATCCGGCCATTCGGAGAAAGCGTTCCTGGGAAAGTCATTATTCGGGATAGCGTTGGATCGAGTCGTGGGTGGGAggattacggagtacgcttTGTGGATCTGGGAGGTCGCCAGCAGTTTTTCGCAGGCCCCGACACGGGACAGAACTCTCTGGCACAGCTGGAGGATGTGTTGGACCGACAACTTGATGCGGCAGATGAATTATTGGGCGCTCCCCAGCGCCCGAAAGACCTCGCGAATTCCCTTGCGACTTCACCGTTGTACAAGTTCTACCTGCGTCAGCTTTTGTCAACGGCGTCGGCAGCACCCCACGAGACTTTCCGCCATCCCGTAGCCAGTGTGATTGCCATTAGCTCACGCAATACGGCTCCATTAGAGACTCTTCGCCAGTTGTATGCAGATACAAGCAATGGAGACCGGAGGTTACCGGAGTGGGTGCACCCCGAGTATCTTCGTTACTATGTGCTCGTTCACGACGAGGACCGGGATGACATCGCCGAGTCAACCAAGCTCTATGATCAGATGAAGCGGCATTTTGGGCTGCATTGTCATTTACTAAGGTTACGCAGCATGCAGTGCGTTGTGACGGATGATGACAGCGCTCCAGTCCCTCAGTGCGAATGGCTCTCGCCGTCAGAGCATCTAGCAAGCCAGGACG AACCACTTGTTGAGCTTGACACCGAATATCGCCCATACCTCTTTGACTCGGACGTGATGGCTATCCGGGTTTTCGTTCGGGAGTTAGTCGCTCAGTCAATCGTTCCGTACATGGAAAATAGAGTTGCCGTTTGGAATGATCAGGTGGCATCTCGAAGGCGCGGTATTAGTGGCCGTTTCATGTCGATGTCGCGGAAATGGGCAGGGTTCGGTTCTAGCTCGCGATCTGGCATTAATGGCTCCGGTGGTGGGAACTATGATTTTGCGCGCGGATTCTACAAACCAGACACGCCTGAAGCGATATTGCGAAAGATGGCTGACTTTGCTTTCATGCTTCGTGACTGGAAGCTATCAGCATCCACCTATGAGCTCCTACGTTCCGACTATACCAACGATAAGGCTTGGAGATATCATGCCGGTGCTCATGAGATGTGCGCAGTGAGTACGCTGCTGAACCCAATGGCCATGCCAGCGAAACCGAGACTCGAAGCCATCGATCAGATGTTGGAAACGGCTTGCTATTCGTACCTCACGAGGTGCTCTGATGCCCCCAACGCTCTGCGTTGCCTATGCTTAGCGATGGAATTGCTGAAGTCTCGTGGCGGGTTTGCAACTGAAAGCGCGGCTAAATGGGCCATGCGGGCCATGGACCTAGGTCTAGTCGGCGGGATAGGGCAGATCCTTTTCAGCGAAAGAATCTCGGCGTGTTATGCTTCTAGGCCACCACTGACCGGAGTTAGATGGGGCGGTCGTCGCAGGAAGGCTGGGATGTGGAGCATCCTTGCGGCTGACCTCTGGCTCAGGGTTGGAAAGCCAACTCTGGCGTCTTCTTGCCTTGAGGAAGCGGAACGCTTGTATGCCGACGTTCTTGACAGCGACGGAGTATTTCCCATGCCAGAGATGCAATCATTCGTTGATAATCTACGACATACGGTGAAAGTCGAATATCTTGGTGCTCGGGGCTTAGGCCCTCAGGAGGAAGTATCTACGACTGAgcagcttgagcagctggaaCCTGAAGAAACAAGCGAAAAGCTGGACAAGCGCCAGAATCGGAAGTCTTTGATTGGCAACCCTCTGGATTCAGGCGGCCTTACTTCGCCGATGACGGGGGATAATGAAACTTCAGCGAATGACGACTTTGAACGAGCTTAA
- a CDS encoding putative vacuolar sorting protein SNF7 family protein, whose protein sequence is MSDLLNYILTQEDSFKKNRLPSLYSDFTLQKKTNPDGYAVNVAAWERALTRAARRGYVSTSPSREPSSTTGTAVQSDHLILRTDDSLLRDLEIPEYGRPVALGAMLDEAIRKHSMVPLQVFKANALSLQQRQWRIINPGALSPWNVMTWGMKQLRGFVVGSDTPETSARLQVQELVLVENLKEAADRVVKQTLGGSRSKMDLIYSKEHFTEEFATVLNKDSGLSSADFDVLLLYLSRDIGAIAYDGKTIRFRPSNDSPREITDQDTTIASIKSLLSTMTKQIDRLENKIEELNLTAKVAIQKKNRVSALAAVRSKKLAEHNLKQRLDTVTQLEEVYSKIENAADQVEYVRVMEASKGVLRGLHTQIGGVERVEDVVEELREEMSRVDEIGNIMNEVAPEIDETELDDELEELESRERQAVEEKEAEKTRKRLAELDDLEQKAKEAAHTAASEQSVDSAIEESIEKLSHMSVEESSGAAAQ, encoded by the exons ATGAGTGACCTCCTGAACTACATCCTCACACAAGAAGACTCCTTCAAAAA AAACCGCTTGCCCTCGCTTTACTCCGACTTCACCTtacagaagaagacgaaCCCCGACGGATATGCGGTGAACGTCGCTGCGTGGGAGCGAGCCCTGACTAGGGCCGCAAGGCGGGGCTATGTAtcgacttctccttctcgcgAACCGAGCTCGACGACCGGTACAGCGGTCCAAAGCGACCATCTGATACTGAGGACGGACGATTCTCTGTTACGAGATCTAGAAATACCTGAGTATGGTCGGCCGGTGGCGCTTGGTGCGATGCTC GATGAAGCGATTCGGAAGCATTCTATGGTCCCATTGCAGGTTTTCAAAGCTAACGCGCTCAGCTTGCAGCAAAGGCAATGGAGGATCATCAACCCCGGGGCGTTGAGCCCATGGAATGTAATGACATGGGGGATGAAGCAGTTGAGAGGATTTGTCGTCGGTAGTGATACCCCAGAGACTTCCGCTAGATTACAGGTCCAGGAGCTGGTATTGGTAGAAAACCTAAAG GAGGCAGCAGATCGGGTAGTGAAGCAGACTCTTGGGGGCAGTCGATCAAAGATGGATCTAATCTACTCTAAAGAACATTTTACAGAAGAGTTCGCAACAGTTCTTAACAAGGACAGTGGGCTTTCAAGCGCTGATTTCGATGTCTTGTTACTTTATCTATCCCGTGATATAGGGGCCATCGCGTATGACGGCAAG ACTATCAGGTTCAGACCTTCCAATGACTCACCACGCGAGATCACCGACCAAGACACTACTATTGCCTCTATCAAATCACTCCTGTCGACTATGACAAAACAAATCGACCGACTGGAGAACAAGATTGAGGAGTTGAACTTGACCGCAAAAGTCGCTATCCAGAAGAAAAATCGTGTCTCAGCATTGGCAGCGGTACGCTccaagaagctggctgaaCATAATCTTAAGCAAAGACTGGACACTGTGACGCAGCTCGAAGAAGTCTATTCAAAGATCGAAAATGCCGCAGACCAGGTTGAATACGTCCGAGTGATGGAAGCGAGCAAGGGTGTTCTTCGCGGACTGCATACTCAGATTGGTGGCGTCGAGAGGGTTGAGGACgttgttgaggagctgcgTGAAGAGATGTCCAGGGTGGACGAAATCGGCAACATCATGAATGAGGTTGCACCGGAGATCGACGAGACAGAGCTGGATGATGAGCTTGAAGAACTGGAGAGTAGGGAGCGACAAGCggtggaagaaaaggaggcagaAAAGACTCGCAAGCGGCTCGCTGAGCTTGACGACCTCGAACAGAAAGCCAAAGAGGCTGCACACACAGCCGCGTCGGAGCAGAGCGTAGATTCGGCGATCGAGGAAAGTATTGAAAAGCTGTCGCACATGTCGGTTGAGGAAAGTTCCGGGGCCGCGGCTCAGTGA
- a CDS encoding Tti2 family protein: MDELHTVARETLQRRDSSIIPQARLDSINVPEDLDLLWHNISSYQVKDTSTTCENLLVAQAFLTRRSSKSLSETDEIAGNNLYQWASELALPSVVFATTEVGSDDVDKSETIRENKLQLELAVSVLVALDSLLRIQKSAHAVDVITALASFTSEQDSWTTQDSYMKTREILENFVTNAHSEADSSFWSLIERILKERIKPVFAKTKNPAITAEGRKNFHPVPLPRFDASIIDPATKLWKISAVYATTVLAWVIAQYQAKDRPYLEAHFPLLVPPILALIDDDSVTYKTRGCLLLTQLLTPIRESKSDILQRTNLASVFEDAVRPCLLSLPSITPEDDAIKLLGVAYPALLSLLQTNYHTATSRSAANANRDKYISSVARTLRENLISSFHHISSTNRTSISSFASFPYPRLSTLLVNQMYPLLLELGIHTTKYLQEIVPLLYSTLSNPFGTAYPPLLLSAVAVTRATILNAHPRLWRWRGEILGALCSCWLRVAEEEGEIAERAAKGRSAAEDQETNTTLTKLKRQLRGAVYLLRFALQNPAQADGDAGQLEAKAAIGKELQDLVDADESLADLLLADIDPNDADFFGMDP; this comes from the exons ATGGATGAGCTCCACACAGTGGCACGTGAGACCCTCCAGCGACGAGACTCTAGTATAATCCCACAGGCACGTTTAGACAGCATAAACGTACCTGAAGATCTAGATCTGTTATGGCACAATATATCATCCTATCAAGTCAAGGATACATCAACC ACCTGCGAGAATCTTCTTGTCGCTCAGGCATTTTTGACACGCCGGAGCTCGAAGAGCTTATCAGAGACTGACGAGATTGCTGGCAATAATCTATATCAGTGGGCCAGCGAGCTTGCGCTTCCGTCTGTAGTCTTCGCGACGACAGAGGTAGGATCCGATGACG TCGACAAGTCTGAAACGATCCGTGAGAATAAGCTTCAACTGGAACTTGCTGTCTCTGTCCTTGTTGCGCTGGATTCTCTTCTGCGGATTCAGAAATCGGCGCACGCAGTAGATGTTATCACAGCGCTGGCGAGTTTCACATCTGAGCAAGATTCCTGGACGACACAAGACAGTTATATGAAAACGAGGGAAATCCTAGAGAACTTTGTTACAAATGCCCATAGTGAAGCAGATAGCTCCTTCTGGTCTCTCATTGAGAGGATCCTCAAAGAGAGAATCAAGCCGGTATTCGCGAAGACGAAAAATCCTGCGATTACTGCCGAGGGCAGAAAGAACTTTCATCCTGTACCCCTACCGCGATTTGATGCTAGTATCATCGATCCGGCGACGAAGCTGTGGAAGATCAGTGCTGTATACGCTACTACAGTGCTAGCCTGGGTGATTGCGCAGTACCAG GCAAAGGATCGACCTTATCTAGAAGCCCACTTTCCACTACTCGTCCCACCAATTCTTGCCCTGATAGACGACGATAGTGTCACCTACAAGACACGCGGTTGCCTTCTCTTGACCCAACTCCTCACACCAATCCGGGAAAGCAAATCTGACATCCTCCAGAGGACAAACCTGGCGTCTGTCTTCGAGGACGCCGTCAGACCATGTCTCCTGTCATTGCCATCAATCACACCCGAAGATGACGCCATCAAATTGCTCGGGGTAGCCTACCCAGCTCTGCTCTCCCTCCTACAAACAAATTACCACACTGCCACCTCCAGATCAGCTGCAAACGCAAACAGAGACAAGTATATCTCCAGCGTGGCGAGAACTCTCCGAGAGAACCTCATCTCCTCATTCCACCACATCAGTTCAACAAACAGGacctcaatctcctcgttCGCCTCGTTCCCGTACCCGCGTCTCTCCACCCTTCTTGTCAACCAGATGTACCCTCTCCTCCTGGAGCTAGGCATCCACACGACAAAGTACCTCCAGGAGATCGTCCCCTTGCTGTACAGTACGCTGTCGAACCCTTTCGGAACAGCATACCcgcctcttctcctttccgCGGTAGCCGTAACACGCGCGACGATTCTGAACGCGCATCCGCGCCTGTGGCGATGGCGCGGTGAGATCCTCGGCGCGCTCTGCTCGTGTTGGCTGCGTGtagccgaggaagaaggcgaaatCGCCGAGCGGGCTGCCAAGGGGCGGAGTGCTGCTGAGGACCAGGAGACGAATACCACGCTGACCAAGCTGAAGAGGCAGCTGCGGGGCGCGGTGTACCTGTTGAGGTTTGCACTGCAGAACCCAGCGCAGGCGGACGGAGATGCCGGCCAGCTGGAAGCGAAGGCTGCTATAGGGAAGGAATTGCAGGATCTAGTTGACGCTGACGAGTCTCTTGCGGACTTGCTTCTTGCGGATATTGACCCTAATGATGCGGACTTTTTCGGGATGGATCCGTAA
- a CDS encoding glycoside hydrolase family 125 protein, with protein MTRSPAVFLALAVGLQVSGTAGLRDEPAILRRACPDYVSYSTVPHPPYSGGPLNLPFQRPAIECRTFSSPEVEKVIDEVTSRMVDKDLAQLFRNAFPNTLDTTIRWHTDGSTAAKKTKKDGAQWQGPQSFIVTGDIHAEWLRDSTNQLSGYQALAKKDKALHNLILGAINTQAEFVIQSPYCNAFQPPPPSGLKPTPNGQDDKVHPAYEPSVVFECKYELDSLAHFLALGTQFFENTGSTEFLTERWYMALNTLLSVLDAQSQPTFNEEGQFVTNQYTFQRTTTAGTETLSLGGIGNPLNNGTGLIRSAFRPSDDATILGYFIPPNAMMSVQLKKTADVIKAAGGSADLVKKLRQRGEELDHAVREHGVVHHSKYGDVFAFEVDGYGSRILMDDANIPSLLSLPLLGYVDEKDQVYRNTRKMILDKSGNPYYLTGSAFHGIGGPHIGLQNAWPMSLLVQAMTSDSEAEITECINLVRNSSLLGLVHESINVNNIKDYTRPWFAWTNSVFAQTILKIAAERPHLIFGEGAKPYIVQ; from the exons ATGACTCGTTCACCTGCCGTTTTTCTCGCCCTGGCAGTCGGGCTTCAAGTCAGCGGCACCGCAGGGCTTCGAGACGAGCCTGCCATTCTGCGGCGAGCTTGTCCGGACTATGTCTCATACTCGACTGTACCGCA TCCCCCATATAGTGGTGGTCCATTGAATCTACCCTTCCAACGGCCAGCGATAGAATGTCGCACCTTTTCATCCCCAGAGGTGGAGAAAGTTATTGACGAAGTTACGTCCCGTATGGTGGACAAGGATTTAGCTCAACTGTTTCGAAATGCGTTTCCCAACACCTTGGACACGACCATCCGATGGCACACCGATGGCTCAACTGCGGccaaaaagacaaagaaggaTGGTGCTCAATGGCAAGGACCACAGAGCTTCATCGTAACTGGCGATATTCATGCAGAATGGCTTCGCGACTCCACGAATCAACTATCCGGTTATCAGGCTCTAGCCAAAAAGGACAAAGCCCTCCACAACCTCATTTTGGGTGCCATTAACACCCAGGCTGAGTTTGTCATTCAGTCGCCATACTGCAATGCCTTTCAACCCCCTCCACCCAGTGGCCTTAAGCCAACACCGAATGGGCAGGACGACAAGGTTCATCCGGCATATGAGCCCTCTGTTGTGTTCGAATGCAAGTACGAGCTCGATTCATTGGCACATTTCCTGGCCCTGGGAACCCAGTTCTTCGAAAACACGGGATCAACGGAGTTCCTCACCGAACGTTGGTACATGGCTCTGAACACCCTTCTCAGCGTTTTGGATGCGCAGTCACAGCCGACGTTCAACGAGGAGGGCCAATTTGTCACCAACCAGTACACGTTCCAGCGCACAACCACCGCGGGCACTGAAACTTTGAGTCTGGGGGGCATTGGCAATCCATTGAATAATGGCACGGGTCTCATTCGAAGCGCATTCCGTCCCAGTGACGACGCTACTATTCTCGGCTACTTCATCCCGCCCAATGCGATGATGTCCGtccagctgaagaagaccgCGGATGTGATCAAGGCGGCAGGAGGGAGTGCGGACCTGGTCAAAAAGCTTCGGCAGCGAGGGGAGGAGCTTGATCACGCTGTCAGAGAGCACGGCGTGGTCCACCACTCAAAATACGGCGATGTCTTTGCTTTCGAAGTGGACGGCTATGGCTCACGGATCCTCATGGACGATGCCAACATTCCGTCCCTGCTTTCGCTGCCTCTGCTCGGCTACGTTGATGAGAAAGATCAGGTCTATCGCAACACGCGCAAGATGATACTCGACAAGAGCGGCAACCCATATTATCTGACAGGCTCCGCGTTCCATGGCATCGGTGGACCTCACA TCGGTTTGCAGAACGCTTGGCCAATGTCACTCCTAGTTCAAGCGATGACAAGCGACTCTGAAGCGGAGATCACTGAATGCATCAACCTTGTCCGCAATTCGAGTCTCCTGGGTCTCGTGCACGAATCTATCAACGTCAACAATATCAAAGACTACACGCGACCCTGGTTTGCCTGGACCAACTCGGTCTTTGCCCAGACTATATTGAAGATTGCAGCGGAGAGACCACATCTGATATTTGGGGAGGGCGCGAAGCCGTACATCGTCCAGTAA
- a CDS encoding tRNA adenylyltransferase codes for MSNTSALRFLLDCHSLLRPSFFLLPTPTRPASVSLRHSRNFAPGAYPTSFSRTFGLNTGGLSMRHQESSTLPQGRAPKRRRISVTAPHEGASDTMATVAQTSSHTPQPLATIQLTPLENTLKELLLDVANYIRERAIAAGASEADTPHMVLRFTGGWVRDKLLGVDSHDIDVGISSMTGYQFGMALKDYLDIPENLEKYKRNHPNGHMKEAIVSLHKIEANPEKSKHLETVTTKIFGFDIDLVNLRKEMYTDDSRNPQMEFGTAEEDALRRDATINALFYNLNESKVEDLTGRGFSDMRDKIIRTPMEPYQTFKDDPLRVLRLIRFASRLGYKIDPNTERAMQNSDISVALKLKISRERVGTELEKMLKGPDPRGALQLIDRLGLYHTIFANHQDDVSADTSTWSLAYNALESLLHPEGPSKTALENVRDFLMRSPLESYHAWMIAALAPWSSVPQRVAQGPKAKPLPPRAAEVARDSLRSDNKLTSVLGDASASWRSIIDVKSSLLEGRMNGTTPEVRQQIGLYIKSWKKDWRLCIVLAILQEVMRGAELLSVIQEYDRFISYIIQNNLQGVCEMKPIVNGAEIMKALEAKNGPWMSRALDMVFKWQLLHPEITEKETALKYLIDRKDELGL; via the exons ATGTCAAATACCTCAGCTTTGCGCTTCCTGCTTGATTGTCATTCTTTATTGCGCCCATCCTTCTTTTTGCTTCCTACTCCAACCAGGCCGGCAAGCGTATCCCTGCGACATTCGAGGAACTTCGCACCAGGCGCGTATCCAACGTCTTTTTCACGAACATTTGGACTGAACACTGGCGGACTTTCTATGCGCCATCAAGAAAGTTCGACCCTCCCCCAAGGAAGAGCACCCAAGAGAAGACGCATATCCGTGACTGCCCCGCACGAGGGTGCCTCCGACACAATGGCGACGGTGGCGCAGACTTCCTCCCATACACCTCAGCCGCTGGCTACGATACAGCTTACACCCCTCGAGAACACCTTGAAAGAACTCCTCCTTGATGTCGCCAACTACATACGAGAACGAGCAATCGCCGCCGGCGCAAGCGAGGCGGATACCCCACACATGGTGCTTCGATTCACAGGAGGATGGGTGAGGGACAAGCTGCTTGGAGTCGACAGTCATGATATCGATGTAGGAATCAGCTCCATGACTGGTTACCAGTTTGGCATGGCCCTCAAAGATTATCTTGACATTCCTGAAAATTTGGAAAAGTACAAGCGCAACCACCCTAATGGGCACATGAAGGAGGCTATCGTCAGCCTGCACAAAATTGAAGCAAATCCGGAAAAGTCCAAACACCTGGAAACCGTAACAACCAAGATCTTTGGTTTCGATATCGATCTGGTTAATCTTCGAAAGGAGATGTACACGGATGATAGCCGGAACCCACAGATGGAGTTCGGcaccgccgaagaagatgctttGCGTCGCGATGCAACGATTAATGCTCTTTTCTACAATCTAAACGAATCCAAGGTGGAAGACTTGACTGGACGGGGGTTTTCAGACATGAGGGACAAGATTATCCGGACTCCAATGGAGCCATACCAGACCTTCAAAGACGACCCTTTACGTGTGCTACGACTGATACGGTTCGCCAGTCGCCTGGGCTATAAAATCGATCCAAACACTGAAAGGGCGATGCAGAACAGTGATATTAGTGTGGCACTAAAACTCAAGATCAGTAGGGAACGCGTGGGGACagagttggagaagatgctcaAAG GACCCGATCCTCGAGGCGCGCTGCAACTCATTGATCGACTTGGTCTCTACCATACTATCTTCGCCAATCACCAAGACGACGTCAGCGCCGATACATCCACTTGGTCGCTAGCCTACAATGCTTTGGAATCTTTGCTGCATCCTGAGGGGCCATCGAAGACCGCACTAGAGAACGTGCGCGACTTCCTCATGCGTAGTCCACTCGAGTCGTATCATGCATGGATGATTGCCGCTTTAGCACCCTGGTCTAGCGTGCCACAGCGCGTAGCACAAGGGCCGAAAGCGAAACCCTTGCCCCCTCGAGCGGCAGAAGTGGCAAGAGACAGCCTGCGTTCTGATAATAAGTTGACCAGCGTTCTTGGTGATGCGTCTGCCAGTTGGAGATCCATTATTGATGTCAAGTCTTCGCTCCTGGAGGGCCGCATGAACGGAACAACTCCCGAAGTACGGCAACAGATCGGCTTGTACAtcaagagctggaagaaggattggAGACTCTGCATAGTCTTGGCTATTCTTCAGGAGGTCATGAGAGGAGCAGAGCTCCTGTCAG TGATCCAAGAATATGACAGATTTATATCGTATATCATTCAGAACAACCTGCAAGGCGTGTGTGAAATGAAACCTATCGTGAATGGGGCTGAAATCATGAAAGCTCTAGAGGCGAAGAATGGGCCTTGGATGAGCAGAGCATTGGATATGGTGTTTAAGTGGCAACTTCTACACCCTGAAATTACAGAGAAGGAAACGGCCCTCAAATATTTGATAGATAGAAAGGATGAGTTAGGTCTGTAG